A single region of the Salarchaeum japonicum genome encodes:
- the glnA gene encoding type I glutamate--ammonia ligase: protein MTKGNLSPDGGLSETEQDVLDEIEEKNVDFLRLQFTDILGTVKNVSVPADQAEKAFTDGIYFDGSSIEGFVRIQESDMRLKPDPETFAVLPWRDLEDGASARLICDVIDTSTGEPFEGDPRRVLKNAIDRAEEMGYQVNFAPEPEFFLFEEDENGRATTELSDVGGYFDLAPKDLAADVRRDIIRGLESMGFEIEASHHEVAESQHEINFEYDDALATADNVATFRSVVRAIAAEHDLHATFMPKPIAEINGSGMHTHMSLFTEDGENAFHDESDEFDLSDTAHSYLAGVLEHAPAITAVSNPTVNSYKRLVPGYEAPVYVAWSDRNRSALIRKPAARVPAASRIEARFPDPSCNPYLAFAALIHAGLDGIENDLDAPDPVRENIYEFDEEKREEYGIETLPSNLGEAVDALEADEVVQDALGEHVFEKFVEAKREEHTGYRIQVSDWEKERYLEKF, encoded by the coding sequence ATGACAAAAGGGAACCTTTCTCCGGACGGCGGTCTGAGCGAGACGGAACAGGACGTCCTTGACGAAATCGAGGAGAAGAACGTCGACTTCCTTCGACTCCAGTTCACGGACATCCTCGGCACGGTGAAGAACGTCTCCGTCCCCGCCGATCAGGCGGAGAAAGCCTTCACTGACGGTATCTACTTCGACGGCTCCAGCATCGAGGGCTTCGTCCGCATCCAGGAGTCCGACATGCGCCTCAAGCCCGACCCCGAGACGTTCGCCGTGCTCCCGTGGCGCGACCTGGAGGACGGCGCGTCCGCCCGCCTCATCTGCGACGTCATCGACACGTCCACGGGCGAGCCGTTCGAGGGCGACCCGCGCCGCGTCCTGAAGAACGCCATCGACCGCGCGGAAGAGATGGGCTATCAGGTGAACTTCGCGCCCGAACCCGAGTTCTTCCTCTTCGAGGAGGACGAGAACGGCCGCGCGACCACCGAACTCTCCGACGTGGGCGGCTACTTCGACCTCGCGCCGAAAGACCTCGCCGCGGACGTGCGCCGCGACATCATCCGCGGCCTCGAATCCATGGGCTTCGAGATCGAAGCCTCCCACCACGAGGTCGCCGAGTCCCAGCACGAGATCAACTTCGAGTACGACGACGCGCTCGCGACGGCGGACAACGTCGCGACGTTCCGCTCCGTCGTTCGCGCCATCGCCGCCGAACACGACCTGCACGCGACGTTCATGCCGAAGCCCATCGCCGAAATCAACGGCTCCGGCATGCACACGCACATGTCGCTGTTCACCGAGGACGGCGAGAACGCGTTCCACGACGAGTCTGATGAGTTCGACCTCTCCGACACCGCGCACTCCTACCTCGCGGGCGTCCTCGAACACGCGCCCGCCATCACGGCGGTGTCGAACCCGACCGTGAACTCCTACAAGCGCCTCGTCCCCGGCTACGAAGCGCCCGTGTACGTCGCGTGGTCCGACCGGAACCGCAGCGCGCTCATCCGGAAGCCCGCGGCGCGCGTCCCCGCCGCCTCCCGCATCGAGGCGCGGTTCCCCGACCCGTCCTGTAACCCCTACCTCGCGTTCGCCGCGCTCATCCACGCCGGCCTCGACGGCATCGAGAACGACCTCGACGCGCCCGACCCGGTTCGCGAGAACATCTACGAGTTCGACGAGGAGAAGCGCGAGGAGTACGGCATCGAGACGCTTCCGTCCAACCTCGGCGAGGCCGTGGACGCCCTCGAAGCGGACGAGGTCGTGCAGGACGCGCTCGGCGAGCACGTCTTCGAGAAGTTCGTCGAAGCGAAGCGCGAGGAGCACACCGGCTACCGGATTCAGGTGTCGGACTGGGAGAAAGAGCGCTACCTGGAGAAGTTCTAG
- a CDS encoding phosphatase PAP2 family protein: MHGLGVTDALAGSVPDGLVPLVRALTALGDPELFLVATPLLYWLGPRYDVLSPERAARLLGVVVGGLALVVALKSLFAFHRPPAAVALVHADGYGFPSGHATGVTVFYGSLAALLRTGTRRTRYAVAGVVVAVVAGTRLALGVHYLADVTAGVLAGSLYVAFALTVSRSRVEHAFAAALAAGTVGLALAWTAEAATVFGATVGGVLGWRVARERVHRLRDASPWSVLALAPLLAVGGLPLAIPLSLPVATAAGIVLGFGVVWVPTRL, translated from the coding sequence ATGCACGGCCTCGGCGTCACCGACGCGCTCGCCGGGAGCGTGCCCGACGGACTCGTCCCCCTCGTCCGCGCGCTCACCGCGCTCGGCGACCCCGAACTGTTCCTCGTCGCCACACCCCTGCTGTACTGGCTCGGCCCCCGATACGACGTGCTCTCTCCCGAGCGCGCCGCACGCCTGCTCGGCGTCGTGGTGGGCGGGCTGGCGCTCGTCGTCGCGCTCAAGAGCCTGTTCGCGTTCCACCGGCCGCCCGCGGCGGTCGCGCTCGTGCACGCCGACGGCTACGGGTTCCCGAGCGGGCACGCGACGGGCGTGACCGTCTTCTACGGCTCGCTCGCCGCGCTCCTCCGAACCGGCACTCGACGAACGCGGTACGCGGTCGCGGGCGTCGTCGTCGCCGTCGTCGCGGGCACGCGGCTCGCGCTCGGCGTGCACTACCTCGCCGACGTGACCGCCGGCGTCCTCGCGGGAAGCCTCTACGTCGCGTTCGCGCTCACCGTCTCGCGCTCGCGCGTCGAACACGCGTTCGCGGCCGCGCTCGCCGCCGGTACCGTCGGTCTCGCGCTGGCGTGGACGGCGGAGGCCGCGACCGTGTTCGGCGCGACGGTCGGCGGCGTCCTCGGCTGGCGGGTCGCCCGCGAACGCGTCCACCGACTCCGCGACGCGTCCCCCTGGTCGGTGCTCGCGCTCGCGCCGCTGCTCGCGGTCGGCGGACTTCCGCTCGCGATACCGCTCTCGCTCCCGGTCGCGACGGCGGCAGGAATAGTGTTAGGGTTCGGCGTGGTGTGGGTGCCGACGCGCCTCTAG
- a CDS encoding YihY/virulence factor BrkB family protein, with the protein MSRSAVSVVREVVAEAQDSQITFLAAAVAYYGFVSLIPLLLLTLAAASYLGVESVGEQIVELVGSLLTPEGSAAVRNALQDASGRSTATVVSLVVLAWSGLKLFRGLDVAFAHVYGVFGARPLAHQLKDGVLVLGAIAAGVVAATVAAVVAGFVATGPFVGVVAFCLLVVTLCLVFYPVFYIFPDADLTPEEAVPGTLLAAGGWTALTGIFEAYAPLAGKYQAYGILGAALLLVTVLYVGGTIIMIGAVLNAVLAGRTDETDVHDEVDEPDSAPDIAEMEREVRALRAELDAKTVSKDDLESDLKTYVRTRMRRNHARGWGPYLVLLYGTLMTLGAFYFLSGGWAILAMLVVWLSTLGLYALMLLFGVGLNAAGIPGRILGWVNDRR; encoded by the coding sequence GTGTCACGAAGCGCCGTCTCGGTCGTCCGCGAGGTCGTCGCCGAGGCCCAGGACAGCCAGATAACGTTCCTCGCGGCCGCCGTCGCCTACTACGGGTTCGTCTCCCTCATCCCCCTCCTCCTGCTGACGCTCGCCGCCGCGTCCTACCTCGGCGTCGAGTCCGTCGGCGAGCAGATAGTCGAACTCGTCGGGAGCCTCCTCACGCCCGAGGGGAGCGCCGCCGTGCGGAACGCTCTCCAGGACGCGAGCGGCCGCTCCACCGCCACCGTCGTCTCCCTCGTCGTGCTCGCGTGGTCGGGCCTCAAACTCTTCCGCGGGCTGGACGTGGCGTTCGCGCACGTCTACGGCGTGTTCGGCGCGCGCCCGCTCGCCCACCAACTGAAGGACGGCGTGCTCGTCCTCGGCGCTATCGCCGCGGGCGTCGTCGCCGCCACCGTCGCCGCCGTCGTCGCCGGGTTCGTCGCCACCGGCCCGTTCGTCGGCGTCGTCGCGTTCTGCCTGCTCGTCGTCACGCTTTGTCTCGTCTTCTACCCCGTCTTCTACATCTTCCCGGACGCCGACCTCACCCCCGAGGAGGCCGTGCCCGGCACCCTGCTCGCCGCCGGCGGCTGGACCGCGCTCACCGGTATCTTCGAGGCGTACGCGCCGCTCGCCGGGAAGTACCAGGCGTACGGCATCCTCGGGGCCGCCTTGCTCCTCGTGACGGTGCTGTACGTTGGCGGTACGATTATCATGATAGGGGCGGTACTGAACGCCGTGCTCGCGGGACGAACCGACGAAACCGACGTACACGACGAGGTCGACGAACCGGACTCCGCGCCCGACATCGCGGAGATGGAGCGAGAGGTGCGGGCGCTCCGCGCCGAACTCGACGCCAAGACGGTGTCGAAGGACGACCTCGAATCGGACCTCAAGACCTACGTCCGCACGCGGATGCGGCGCAACCACGCGCGCGGCTGGGGGCCCTACCTCGTCCTCCTCTACGGGACGCTGATGACGCTCGGCGCGTTCTACTTCCTCTCCGGCGGCTGGGCCATCCTCGCGATGCTCGTGGTGTGGCTGTCCACGCTCGGCCTCTACGCCCTCATGTTGCTGTTCGGCGTCGGACTCAACGCCGCCGGCATCCCCGGTCGCATCCTCGGCTGGGTGAACGACCGCCGGTAG
- a CDS encoding tRNA (guanine(26)-N(2))-dimethyltransferase → MLVEEGAVTVEVESESGGGEGAADGVFFNPGQELNRDITVAALRAYGERTPEADSYLDATAASGIRGVRAANEGWNVTLADTDPDAVELARRNLDRNDLDGTAVQQDANAVLHDEDAYFDVVDIDPFGTPIPFADAALANARDLVCVTATDTAPLCGAHFESGVRKYSTVPRNTEYHAEMGLRVLLSAFARTAARYDVGVTPILSHVSDHYVRTYLDLSHRATDANAAIDELGYIHHCEACLHRWTEKTLLPESPDACPNCGEGVQTAGPVWLGPAHDAAFVENVILELTGEMGAAERAERLLERIAGELHEPTHYDQHKLYKRWNEPAVGMDEFLDAVRDGGHEASRAHYGGTTFKTTASVTELRDLAP, encoded by the coding sequence ATGCTCGTAGAGGAGGGTGCGGTGACCGTGGAGGTCGAGTCCGAGTCCGGCGGTGGCGAGGGCGCGGCTGACGGCGTGTTCTTCAACCCCGGCCAGGAGCTCAACCGCGACATCACCGTCGCCGCGCTCCGCGCGTATGGCGAGCGAACGCCCGAGGCCGACAGCTACCTCGACGCCACCGCCGCGAGCGGCATCCGGGGCGTGCGCGCGGCGAACGAGGGCTGGAACGTCACGCTCGCCGATACCGACCCGGACGCGGTCGAACTCGCCCGCCGGAACCTCGACCGGAACGACCTCGACGGGACGGCCGTCCAGCAGGACGCGAACGCCGTCCTCCACGACGAGGACGCGTACTTCGACGTGGTCGATATCGACCCCTTTGGCACGCCGATTCCGTTCGCGGACGCGGCGCTCGCGAACGCCCGCGACCTCGTCTGCGTCACCGCGACCGACACCGCGCCGCTGTGTGGCGCGCACTTCGAGTCCGGCGTCCGCAAGTACTCCACCGTCCCGCGGAACACCGAGTACCACGCCGAGATGGGTCTCAGGGTGCTCCTCTCCGCGTTCGCGCGCACCGCCGCGCGCTACGACGTGGGCGTCACCCCGATATTGAGTCACGTGAGCGACCACTACGTCCGCACCTACCTCGACCTCTCCCACCGCGCGACCGACGCCAACGCCGCCATCGACGAACTCGGCTACATCCACCACTGCGAGGCCTGCCTCCACCGCTGGACGGAGAAGACCCTGCTCCCCGAGTCGCCGGACGCCTGCCCGAACTGCGGGGAGGGCGTGCAGACCGCCGGCCCGGTCTGGCTCGGCCCCGCGCACGACGCCGCGTTCGTCGAGAACGTGATTCTGGAACTCACGGGCGAGATGGGGGCGGCCGAGCGCGCCGAACGCCTCCTCGAACGCATCGCGGGCGAACTCCACGAACCCACGCACTACGACCAGCACAAGCTCTACAAGCGCTGGAACGAACCCGCAGTCGGCATGGACGAGTTCCTCGACGCGGTTCGCGACGGCGGCCACGAGGCGTCCCGCGCGCACTACGGCGGCACGACGTTCAAGACGACGGCGTCCGTCACCGAACTGCGCGACCTCGCCCCGTAG
- the aceB gene encoding malate synthase AceB — protein sequence MTDPTDRHYDREFVRSFFTSPTAVDGEDDSAKMLRRAAQLRGLEAPDVWVPDNEDATAPSMRDEGARNIAEVVSEHGADFPGEIHPRVVWHRDSPETRYRGFRHMLEIADPENGAVEHIDGFVIPEVGDLDDWKKADEFITIVETEHGLEPGSLSMSVIIESGEAELAMSDLRGELGNPSNNLERMFLLVDGEVDYTKDMRAMTPTGELPEWPELRHNTSRGASAAGLVAVDGPYDDIRDVTGYRGRMEANRAKGMTGIWSLTPGQVVEANTAPLPPEDGQWLLDDGSGEVELREENGRWAYTGDSLWIEETDDGYRFQAGAETRECDADGLREELLDRASYVPSMDDIVDSMEQFEAAKEAGTGAIAMTREATIEVDGVTVDIENDRMWDEATYQAAKTPITLFQDVYEHRPDQHDELAERYSEDVVERATAVGE from the coding sequence ATGACTGACCCGACCGACCGCCACTACGACCGCGAGTTCGTGCGGTCGTTCTTCACGAGTCCGACGGCGGTGGACGGCGAGGACGACTCCGCGAAGATGCTGCGGCGCGCCGCCCAGCTCCGCGGCCTCGAAGCGCCCGACGTGTGGGTGCCGGACAACGAGGACGCGACCGCGCCCTCGATGCGCGACGAGGGCGCGCGGAACATCGCCGAGGTCGTCTCGGAGCACGGCGCGGACTTCCCCGGCGAAATCCACCCGCGGGTCGTCTGGCACCGCGACAGCCCCGAAACCCGGTATCGAGGCTTCCGGCACATGCTCGAAATCGCCGACCCCGAGAACGGCGCGGTCGAGCACATCGACGGCTTCGTCATCCCCGAGGTCGGCGACCTCGACGACTGGAAGAAGGCGGACGAGTTCATCACCATCGTGGAGACCGAACACGGCCTCGAACCCGGGAGCCTCTCGATGTCCGTCATCATCGAGTCAGGAGAGGCCGAACTCGCGATGAGCGACCTCCGCGGAGAACTCGGGAACCCGAGCAACAACCTCGAACGCATGTTCCTGCTCGTGGACGGCGAGGTCGATTACACGAAGGACATGCGGGCGATGACGCCGACGGGCGAACTCCCCGAGTGGCCGGAGTTGCGGCACAACACGTCCCGTGGCGCGAGCGCCGCCGGCCTCGTGGCCGTGGACGGCCCGTACGACGACATCCGGGACGTGACGGGCTACCGCGGGCGGATGGAGGCGAACCGCGCGAAGGGCATGACCGGCATCTGGTCGCTCACGCCCGGGCAGGTCGTGGAGGCGAACACGGCCCCGCTCCCGCCGGAGGACGGCCAGTGGCTGCTCGACGACGGGAGCGGCGAGGTCGAACTCCGCGAGGAGAACGGCCGCTGGGCGTACACGGGGGACTCCCTCTGGATAGAGGAGACCGACGACGGCTACCGGTTCCAGGCCGGCGCGGAGACCCGGGAGTGCGACGCGGACGGCCTCCGCGAGGAACTCCTCGACCGGGCGTCCTACGTGCCGAGCATGGACGACATCGTGGACTCGATGGAGCAGTTCGAGGCCGCGAAGGAAGCCGGCACCGGCGCGATAGCGATGACGCGCGAAGCCACCATCGAGGTGGACGGCGTCACCGTGGACATCGAGAACGACCGGATGTGGGACGAAGCCACCTATCAGGCGGCGAAGACGCCCATCACGCTGTTCCAGGACGTGTACGAGCACCGTCCCGACCAGCACGACGAACTCGCCGAGCGGTACAGCGAGGACGTCGTGGAGCGCGCGACCGCGGTCGGCGAGTAA
- a CDS encoding isocitrate lyase/PEP mutase family protein, translating to MSDYKDYTYRDIDNPAGREFRDKLENQDYVFAPGLYHALDARLAERAGLDAAYMSGYSTVLGQFGFPDLEMVSMTEMVENAKRIVDATDLPVVADADTGYGGVHNVRRAVREYEKAGVAAIHIEDQTTPKRCGHIAGKQVVSQEDARARIEAAVDAKQSEDTVIIARIDSYGSANGDWEDHLERGRLFADAGADLVWPEMPDPSREDAVNYAETIHETHPDLDLAFNYSSSFAWSEQDDPLTFQELGDLGYTYQFITLYALHSGAHAVYEDMKNIAENDEQAQFDLEDRYLGHETESHHEMSLVPRYQEIEAQFDPDAKRRMEESAGFTEDESDPITSDGDAPEPTQDD from the coding sequence ATGAGTGACTACAAGGACTACACGTACCGCGACATCGACAACCCGGCCGGCCGCGAGTTCCGCGACAAGCTGGAGAACCAGGACTACGTCTTCGCGCCCGGCCTGTACCACGCGCTCGACGCCCGGCTCGCCGAGCGCGCCGGGTTGGACGCCGCCTACATGAGCGGGTACTCCACCGTCCTCGGCCAGTTCGGCTTCCCCGACCTCGAAATGGTCTCCATGACCGAGATGGTGGAGAACGCGAAGCGAATCGTCGACGCCACCGACCTCCCCGTCGTCGCGGACGCCGACACCGGCTACGGCGGCGTCCACAACGTCCGGCGCGCGGTCCGGGAGTACGAGAAGGCCGGCGTCGCCGCCATCCACATCGAAGACCAGACCACGCCGAAGCGCTGCGGCCACATCGCCGGCAAGCAAGTCGTCTCCCAGGAGGACGCCCGAGCGCGCATCGAAGCCGCCGTGGACGCGAAGCAGTCCGAGGACACGGTCATCATCGCCCGCATCGACTCCTACGGCTCCGCGAACGGCGACTGGGAAGACCATCTCGAACGCGGCCGCCTCTTCGCGGACGCCGGCGCTGACCTCGTCTGGCCCGAGATGCCCGACCCGAGCCGGGAGGACGCGGTCAACTACGCGGAGACCATCCACGAGACCCATCCCGACCTCGACCTCGCGTTCAACTACTCGTCGTCGTTCGCGTGGAGCGAGCAGGACGACCCGCTGACGTTCCAGGAACTGGGCGACCTCGGCTACACGTACCAGTTCATCACGCTGTACGCCCTCCACTCCGGCGCGCACGCGGTGTACGAGGACATGAAGAACATCGCGGAGAACGACGAGCAGGCGCAGTTCGACCTCGAAGACCGCTACCTCGGTCACGAGACGGAGAGTCACCACGAGATGTCGCTCGTGCCGCGCTACCAGGAGATCGAGGCGCAGTTCGACCCGGACGCGAAGCGGCGGATGGAGGAGTCCGCGGGGTTCACCGAGGACGAGTCCGACCCCATCACGTCCGACGGAGACGCGCCGGAGCCGACGCAGGATGACTGA
- a CDS encoding MFS transporter: protein MDSRYRYPALYFVFFAAFSGFAAFRNVLLEEMGMSGVEMGIVGMVMIIAGVVVQPLWGFVADYTRSPARVLVVAATVSALALLSYPLGASLSGDAFLLITAGTALFAVGRAPIVPLSNALVLREGFDYGYARSFGSTSFGIAVLAIGFLLAYTTTLLVVYLYIAGMVVFVALALTIPDDEESILEGGLGTQALGLLARRQFQVVLVAAFLLGFVSRSGDAFFSVYMRAVGLGDGYTGAAWAAKTVAETVVFLAVGRTALSYGSLVSVGGLGFAAGYAGLAVFPTLGSVLLANVGLGVGLALLFFALVNLAHDCAPDGLHSTAQTLLTSVGVGAGGALGHIAAGWLVDAVGVQSMFAYLAAASVILALVGIAVHAVADSRAPTAA from the coding sequence GTGGACAGTCGCTATCGCTACCCCGCGCTCTACTTCGTGTTCTTCGCGGCGTTCAGCGGGTTCGCCGCGTTCCGGAACGTCCTCCTCGAAGAGATGGGGATGTCCGGCGTCGAGATGGGTATCGTCGGGATGGTGATGATCATCGCGGGCGTCGTCGTCCAACCCCTCTGGGGGTTCGTCGCGGACTACACGCGCTCGCCCGCCCGCGTGCTCGTCGTCGCCGCCACCGTCTCCGCGCTCGCGCTCCTCAGCTACCCGCTCGGCGCGAGCCTCTCCGGCGACGCCTTCCTCCTCATCACCGCCGGCACCGCCCTGTTCGCCGTCGGCCGCGCCCCAATCGTCCCGCTGTCGAACGCGCTCGTCCTCCGCGAGGGCTTCGACTACGGCTACGCCCGGAGCTTCGGCTCCACCTCCTTCGGCATCGCCGTCCTCGCTATCGGCTTCCTGCTCGCCTACACGACCACCCTGCTCGTCGTCTACCTCTACATCGCGGGAATGGTCGTGTTCGTCGCGCTCGCGCTCACCATCCCCGACGACGAGGAGTCCATCCTGGAGGGCGGCCTCGGCACGCAAGCGCTCGGCCTGCTCGCACGCCGCCAGTTCCAGGTCGTGCTCGTCGCCGCGTTCCTCCTCGGGTTCGTCTCCCGGTCCGGCGACGCCTTCTTCTCCGTCTACATGCGCGCCGTCGGCCTGGGCGACGGCTACACCGGCGCGGCGTGGGCGGCCAAGACCGTCGCCGAAACCGTCGTCTTCCTCGCCGTCGGCCGCACCGCCCTCTCCTACGGCAGCCTCGTCTCCGTCGGCGGCCTCGGGTTCGCCGCCGGCTACGCCGGCCTCGCCGTCTTCCCCACCCTCGGCTCCGTCCTCCTCGCGAACGTCGGCCTCGGCGTCGGCCTCGCCCTCCTCTTCTTCGCGCTCGTCAACCTCGCGCACGACTGCGCGCCCGACGGCCTCCACTCCACCGCCCAAACCCTCCTCACGAGCGTCGGCGTCGGCGCGGGCGGCGCGCTCGGCCACATCGCCGCCGGCTGGCTCGTGGACGCCGTCGGCGTCCAGTCCATGTTCGCCTACCTCGCCGCCGCCTCCGTCATCCTCGCGCTCGTCGGCATCGCCGTCCACGCCGTCGCTGACAGCCGCGCCCCCACCGCGGCGTAA
- the hisH gene encoding imidazole glycerol phosphate synthase subunit HisH: MSTTDAQRQAAASVVVVDYGLGNLRSVTRGLERAGASVTITDDTEEILDADGVVLPGVGAFSEGMENAGPFRDTLLDVAASGTPLFGICLGMQMLLEGSEEATRDGEGDVDGLGLISGRNVRFSGEQKVPHMGWNELDVQRDHPLVEGVDDVSSETRLADGTGGGSVDGEYAYFVHSYYAEPENETNVVATTDYGVEFASIVANEAGNVFGTQFHPEKSGETGLTILRNFVDICAE; the protein is encoded by the coding sequence ATGAGCACTACGGACGCCCAGCGGCAGGCGGCGGCGTCAGTCGTCGTCGTGGACTACGGCCTGGGGAACCTGCGGAGCGTGACGCGCGGCCTCGAACGCGCGGGCGCGTCCGTCACCATCACGGACGACACCGAGGAGATTCTGGACGCGGACGGCGTCGTCCTGCCCGGCGTCGGCGCGTTCAGCGAGGGCATGGAGAACGCGGGGCCGTTCCGCGACACCCTGCTCGACGTGGCGGCGTCGGGGACGCCCCTGTTCGGCATCTGTCTCGGGATGCAGATGCTCCTGGAGGGAAGCGAGGAAGCCACCCGGGACGGCGAGGGCGACGTGGACGGCCTCGGCCTGATTTCCGGGCGGAACGTCCGGTTCAGCGGCGAGCAGAAGGTGCCGCACATGGGCTGGAACGAACTCGACGTGCAGCGCGACCACCCGCTCGTCGAGGGCGTGGACGACGTCTCGTCGGAGACGCGACTGGCCGACGGAACCGGAGGCGGTTCCGTCGATGGCGAGTACGCGTACTTCGTGCACTCCTACTACGCGGAACCCGAGAACGAGACGAACGTCGTCGCGACGACGGACTACGGGGTGGAGTTCGCGTCCATCGTCGCGAACGAGGCGGGGAACGTGTTCGGGACGCAGTTCCACCCGGAGAAGTCGGGCGAGACGGGGCTGACGATTCTGCGGAACTTCGTGGACATCTGCGCGGAGTGA
- a CDS encoding uracil-DNA glycosylase translates to MENMDGLDVTACERCGDLAESRSRIVNGTGPADADVVFVGEAPGAQEDSEGVPFVGRSGDVLDSALGEHGLPRKRVRITNCVRCRPPDNRDPSTEELANCRPYLEAELDHIDPEVVVTLGKVPSEHLLGRDVAVTSEAGTVETVELGGARRDVLVCVHPAATLYDRSQEATFDATIEKAATIAGVEGGQATFDDY, encoded by the coding sequence ATGGAGAACATGGACGGCCTCGACGTGACCGCGTGCGAGCGCTGCGGCGACCTCGCTGAGTCGCGGTCGCGCATCGTGAACGGCACGGGGCCCGCGGACGCGGACGTGGTGTTCGTCGGGGAGGCTCCGGGCGCGCAGGAGGACAGTGAGGGCGTGCCGTTCGTCGGGCGGAGCGGCGACGTGCTCGACTCGGCGCTCGGCGAGCACGGCCTCCCCCGGAAGCGGGTGCGCATCACGAACTGCGTGCGGTGTCGGCCGCCGGACAACCGCGACCCGAGCACGGAGGAACTCGCGAACTGCCGGCCCTACCTGGAGGCCGAACTCGACCACATCGACCCCGAGGTGGTGGTGACGCTCGGGAAGGTGCCGAGCGAACACCTGCTCGGGCGGGACGTGGCGGTGACGAGCGAAGCGGGGACGGTCGAAACCGTCGAACTCGGGGGTGCGCGCCGGGACGTCCTCGTCTGCGTGCATCCGGCGGCGACGCTCTACGACCGCAGTCAGGAGGCGACGTTCGACGCGACCATCGAGAAGGCTGCGACCATCGCGGGCGTCGAGGGCGGGCAGGCGACGTTCGACGACTACTGA
- a CDS encoding endonuclease dU, giving the protein MKSGTRALGVAESYTGEDSTLAGAVVRADRVVDDFSFESCTVGGLDATDCVIDIWNDLDRPDVQYLLVAGVAPAWFNVLDLRRIHDAVERPVLSVSFEASPGLGDAIEREFDDPGERLERYERQPPRKEVWVNDEAVFVRSVGCETPTEVVRAFTPAGGRPEPVRVARLAARAADDYRTD; this is encoded by the coding sequence GTGAAGTCCGGGACGCGCGCGCTCGGCGTCGCGGAGTCATACACCGGCGAGGACTCGACGCTCGCCGGGGCCGTGGTGCGCGCCGACCGCGTCGTAGACGACTTCTCCTTCGAATCGTGCACCGTCGGCGGCCTCGACGCCACCGACTGCGTTATCGACATCTGGAACGACCTCGACCGGCCGGACGTACAGTACCTCCTCGTGGCGGGCGTCGCGCCGGCGTGGTTCAACGTTCTCGACCTCCGGCGGATTCACGACGCCGTCGAACGACCCGTGCTCTCCGTGTCGTTCGAGGCGAGTCCGGGACTCGGTGACGCCATCGAGCGCGAGTTCGACGACCCCGGGGAGCGCCTCGAACGCTACGAGCGCCAGCCGCCGCGCAAAGAAGTATGGGTGAACGACGAGGCGGTGTTCGTGCGGTCGGTGGGCTGTGAGACCCCGACCGAGGTGGTGCGGGCGTTCACGCCGGCGGGCGGGCGGCCGGAGCCGGTGCGGGTGGCGCGGCTGGCGGCGCGCGCGGCGGACGACTACCGCACCGATTAA
- a CDS encoding DUF5786 family protein codes for MGFGSYDESEQENQNLDSDIDESASVDTEEHAHRGEVDYEIDASNDELLDKLKDIKGE; via the coding sequence ATGGGCTTCGGTAGTTACGACGAGTCCGAACAGGAGAACCAGAACCTCGACTCGGACATCGACGAGAGCGCGAGCGTCGATACCGAAGAACACGCGCACCGGGGGGAGGTCGATTACGAGATAGACGCGTCGAACGACGAACTGCTGGACAAACTCAAGGACATCAAGGGCGAGTGA
- a CDS encoding MBL fold metallo-hydrolase → MHVTTVTADADTFTCNAYLALDDTPTLVDAGAMPGVEDVVREHTDTLDRVVLTHQHGDHVAELDAVVEAFDPDVYAYADHPHRTHELADGDTVTVADESFEVVHTPGHADDHVSLVSDTSLFSGDVVVHDDGAFDDGSFGRTDMPGQDRETLIESIQRLLSRMDDAVEHMYSGHGDTFHGDVRAVVERALERAERREPKYPDE, encoded by the coding sequence ATGCACGTCACGACCGTCACCGCGGACGCGGACACGTTCACCTGTAACGCCTACCTCGCGCTCGACGACACTCCGACGCTCGTGGACGCCGGCGCGATGCCCGGCGTCGAGGACGTCGTCCGCGAGCACACCGACACCCTCGACCGCGTCGTCCTCACCCACCAGCACGGCGACCACGTCGCGGAACTCGACGCCGTGGTCGAGGCCTTCGACCCCGACGTGTACGCGTACGCCGACCACCCCCACAGGACGCACGAACTCGCGGACGGCGACACCGTCACCGTCGCCGACGAGTCCTTCGAGGTCGTGCACACGCCCGGACACGCCGACGACCACGTCTCCCTCGTCTCCGACACGAGCCTGTTCAGCGGCGACGTGGTCGTCCACGACGACGGCGCGTTCGACGACGGGAGCTTCGGCCGCACCGACATGCCCGGCCAGGACAGGGAGACGCTCATCGAGAGCATCCAGCGCCTTCTCTCGCGAATGGACGACGCCGTCGAACACATGTACAGCGGCCACGGCGACACCTTCCACGGCGACGTGCGCGCGGTCGTCGAACGCGCGCTCGAACGCGCCGAACGCCGCGAACCGAAGTACCCGGACGAGTAG